TTTTTGCAGACCCTCCTTTGTTTCGCTGTTGCGAaagttttccaaagtgcaagtCTGTGACACGAATTTGTATTTGTGTTCAGGGTCGCTTCACGATCGCAGCGAAACATCACATATCCATCGCGGAGATTTACGAGAGTGAGTTGGTGGACATAGAGAAAGTAGGTATCCGAGCCCTCCTTGGGTTTTCTGTTGAATTTTTGTGAAATATTGGGTTGATTATTTTTTATTctggccttttaaaaaaaaaatgttaatcTAAATTGCCATGTAACGCTAAAAGTTGTCTCACTCCTCATCCCTTGCTTTTCATTCATGTTTTAATAGCTTGAGGACAGAAGGTTTCTGGGTGATTACAGAAACCAATCAGGAACGTTTCTCGGCCTCTGCTATCTAGATAACACGTTGTGTGAAAATTATTGAGGTGCTTTTAGTGGGAGCTGGGAATTATGATCTtatcataagagataggagcaggattaggccattcggcccatccagtccgctccaccattcgatcatggctgatatgctccccatccccattctcctgccttctccccataacccttcaacccattcccaattaaaaatctgtcccacTCCTCctcaaatgtactcactgtcccagcacccaccgcactttggggcagcgaattccacagattcacaaccctttgggagaagtagtttctcctcaactctgttttaaatttgctgccccttatcctcagactatgacctctcgtcctagaatgccccacaagaggaagcatccgctccacgtctactttatccagaccttttatcatcttgtatacctcaatttgatctcccctcattcttctcaattccagagagtatcggcctaaactgttcaatctctcttcatacgacaaacccctcatctctggaatcaatctagggaacctcctctgaactgcctccaatgccactacatctcccctcaaataaggggaccaaaactgtgcacaatactccaggtgcggcctcaccaatgccttgtatagttgcaacaatacttccttacctttttaTATTcgattcctttagctataaatgccaacatcccatttgctttctttattatctgctgtacctgcatgctaggtTTCTGTTACTCATGGAcgaggacccccagatccctctgcaccggagcacccccgaagtctctccccatttagataataagtcgccgtCCCAATTATTCTCTCTGCTCCTGGAGGGCTGGCATGGTTCTTCCACAGGAGCTGATCACAAcaccagcttgcatttatatagcgccgttAAAACAACCCTGTGGCGCTTCACAGGAGGTTTATCAAGCTAAACTGTGCCACAAAAAAGGTTATTAAGGCAGATGACTATTCAATTACATGGATTTTGAAGGAGAGGGTTTGAGGGAGAGAACTCCAGAGTTTAGGGAACTGCAGGCACACACccgatggtggagcaattaaaatggaTGCACAAGAGTCGAGAATGGGAGAAATGCAAATATCTTTGAAGATTGTAGGACTGGGGGAATTTACACTGGGTGGGGGATAGATCGTGGGGGAAGTTGCGAGCAAGTCACTAACCCCTTTGTCATCCAAGTGATAAATTGTCATGTGGAATTGACATTGGCTATTCGCCTGCAGTGGGCTGCGTAAAAGTGTCCATTCCTGTCCCCACCCAAACCCAGtggtgctttttttaaaaaaaaaatgtatcCTCTGTTGAAAGATAAGAAAAAGGCTGCATTATTGCTGTCAGTTTTAAAACCGTGCGTCGTTTAATGGCTGGATCTCATTCTGTCCTGGTTCAAACTGTGAAATGAGACTCCTACCCTGTCTCTGTTCACGGTCCAGATTTGGCAAAATGTTGTTTCTCTCTGAAGCATCCTCACCGCTGAACTTTTTCACTTCCAGGCGATTGCACATTACGAGCAGGCAGCTGATTACTACAAAGGTGAAGAGTCCAACAGGTTAGCGAAGCTTTTATTGCCACCGAATAAACTTGCAAAGGACTTTCACTTCGTTCTCTTCACAGTCGGGGAAGACTCCTGCATTCGCGCTCTGTTAATGTCACGTCGGTTGTGTCCAGTTGCTGCATTTTGGAATAATGAAATAGCACGCTAATGGCACAGAGTTGTGCAAAAAGATCAGTTCAATATCTCCTTGCCCTCGCCCTTCAACCAGGGCAAGGGGTTTGTACATCCAttgttatcagtgttaaactgatacgggaggtgatggcctcgtgatattatcgtGAGATTATCAATCCACACTGGAgctacacgatggcacagtggggttagcacaaTGTACTGGTCAATGTTTATCCCGTAAGGAACATCGCGAAACACTATCACGCAAATGTCCACTGCGCACAAATTGGCTTCCATATTTCCTacacattgggtggcacagtgggttagcgctgctgcctcacagcgcaaggaacccagattcaattcacggcttgggtgactgtctatatggagtttgcacattctccccgtgtctgtgtgggtttcctccgggtgctccggtttccccccacagtccgaaagacgtgctggttagggtgcattggccgtgctaaattctccctcggtgttacccgaacaggcgccggagtgttgcgacCGGGGGATAttcacagcaactttattgcactgttacttgtgactattaataaatgaactttaaacagaaactcagctaatgttctggggatctgggttcgaatcccgccacgacagacggtggaatttgaattcaataaaaaagaattctggaattaagaatctactgatgatcgtgaagccattgtcgattgtcggaaaacccatctggttcactaatgtcctttagggaaggaaatccgccatccttatccggtctggcctacatgtgactccagggccacagcaatgtggttgactctcaatcgccctccaagggcaactaggatgggcaataaatgctggcccagccagcgacacccatgtcccacaaatgaattaaaaagaaaaacatGGATATAGAATCATCGagtctacagtgcacaaggaggccatttggcccatctagcctatgccaacaacaatctcacgcaGGTCCTGCCCTCGTAACGCCAcatttactctcctaatccccctcacactagggcaacttaccatggttCATCAACCAAACCCGTACgcctttggactgtcggaggaaacccacacagacacggggagaacgtgcaaactccgcacatagtgacccgaggccgggaattgaacccgggtccctggcactgaggcagcggtGCCTGCCACTGTGATGAGAGTGACCAAAATTTCTTAACAGTGAATGAAGCATGTGCATAAACAAGAGTTTTTTTACTTTTAGTTGTGCAGTGGTCATGTGGGATTGTGCTGAATATATTGAGCCtgttgattttctttttctctttgtagTTCTGCAAATAAGTGTTTGCTGAAAGTCGCTACGTATGCTGCACAGCTTGAGCAATATCCCAAAGCGGTGGAGATATATGAACAGGTCAGTgaatgttttcacacacaggatgttTGTCTCCGAGCTGCTTAATGTGGAGGCGCAGAGCTCTACAGTTTTTGGTTCCAGTTGGAGCTCCCTGATTAGTTGGTGGGTAAAGGCTTTGCTTGGCATCGCACAGAGGAGCAttcccctcccctgtcccccttTAGCTAAAGTtagagtttacttattagtcacaagtacgttaacaccgcaatgaagttaatgtgaaaatccccctagtcgccacacttccgttcgggtacactgagggagaatttagcgtggttgatgcaccctaaccagcacatctttcggactgtgggaggaaaccggaggaagcccacccagacacgggggagaacgtgcagactccgcacagacagtgacccaagccgggaatcgaacctgggtccctggcgctgtgaggcagcagcgctaacctactgtgccaccccctttGTTGTCGAGATGGAAATGGAAGCTGCTCGTGGTAGGAATGGGTGGAGTTGAGTCAGTTCCTTGGTTCCATTTGATAATAGCTGGTCCctccagtacaggaggaggccattcggcccatgtctgcactgaccacaatcccacccaggccctattcccgtaatccccacatttttaccctgctaatccccctagggtcaattaagcatggccaatccacctaacctgcatatcttccgactgtgggaggaaactggagcacccgtaggGAACaagcgcaaacatggggagaatgtgcaagctccacacacactgacccaaggccggaattgaatccgggtccctggcacagtgaggcagcagcgctaaccactgtgccaccatgtccctccaaaaattgaattcaaatttcactggctgccttggtgggattcgaacccgggtccccagaccatgacactgggtctctggatcattcGGCCAGTGACAATCCCGCTGCCTCCCTGCAATGGTGCCTGAATGAGGAGCTATCTCCCTATCTCTGCCGAAAGTTGCTCAACGCTTTCAGTCTCCTGTGTTCTATTTTTATTGGTCAAATGGGAAAGGTTTGCCACCTTCTCACCCTGTCCCTATTCATTTTTCTCAACCTTTATTGCATTTAACACTCGATTCCTGCAGTGAATTTATGCTTTTTTTTGTCCACCACAGGTAGGCACTACAGCCATGGACAGCCCGCTCCTGAAGTACAGTGCTAAAGAATACTTCTTCaaagctgctctctgccatttctgtgtcgaCATGTTAAACGCCAAGGTAGGATGGTGCCAGAGAACAAGTCCATGTGGTTGATATTTTGCCTCTGGCCGCTTTTTGGAATCCTATAGCTTGTAGTCTTATTTTTGGAGGTGATTTCAtcgaatcccagtgcagaaggaggccattcggcccatctagtctgtgccGACCCTCTGATAGAACATCTTACTTGGGCCCAATCccaatgaccccacatatttaccccgctaatccccctaacctatacaccttgggacactaaggggcaatttagcatggtcaatccagctaacctgcacatctttggacaataagggacaacttagcatggccaatccacctaacccgcacatcattggatacaaagggacaacttagcatggtcgatccacctaacctgcacatttttggacactaagggacaatttagcatggtcaatccagctaacctgcacatcttgggacactaaggggcaatttagcatggccaatccacctaacctgcacatctttggacactaaggggcaatttagtatggccaatctgcctaacctgcacatctttggacaataagggacaacttagcatggtcgatccacctaacccgcacatctttagattgtgggaggaaactggagcacctggaggaaacccacgcagacacggggagaatgtgccaactccacacagacagtgacccaagccaggaattgaacccgggcccttggcactgaggcagcagtgctaacctctgtgctgccATTTAAAGGTGGTGGATGTGAGAAATGTTACTGAGTATTTGGAAAGAGGTCGGAGCATCAGGCATCAACTGTGAAAGCTTTATACCGTATCCTGTACTTCTAATtcttggggagagagagaattttAGAGCagtttgatttttattttaagaACAAAACTAAGGATAGAATTTTGTGCATCAGGTGCTGGTAATATTCTGGCCCtcagctggtggcacagtggttagcactgctgcctcacagcaccagggacccaggtttgattcccggcttgggtcactgtctgtgtggagtttgcacattctccccgtgtctgcgtgggtttccaccgggtgctccggtttcctcccactgtccaaagatgtgcaggttaggtggattggccatgctaaattgcccctttgtatccaatgatgtacaggttaggtggattggccatgctaaattgccccttagtgtccaaagacgtgcaggttagatggattggccatgctaaattgccccttagtgtccaaagatgtgcaggttagatggattggccatgctaaattgccccttagggggattaacagggtaaatacatggggttacagggatagggcttgggtgggattgttggttggtgcaggctcgatgggctccttctgcactgtagggagtctatggatTCAGTGATGTGAGGATGATGGGTTTGTGGAATAACCTGTCTCACCTCTTCTACCCCTTATCAGTTTGCTCCCTGCTGCATCTAATCGGACAAATCTTATCTCGAAGCCTATCTCACTGCATTTCAATTATTCCACAGTTGGCCGTGACAAAATATGAGGAAATGTTCCCAGCCTTCTCGGATTCCAGGGAGTGCAAACTGGTCAAGAAGCTTCTGGATGCCTTTGAAGAGCAGAATGTCGATGGCTACACTGATGCGGTAAGTGCTCGAGATTGCGGGCAAACCGGATTTGTCACCAACACGAAAGCAAAATGGTGCCAATGCAGCGCGTTAGAAACGGCAAAAtacgctgggaaaactcagcaggtcggacagtgtctgaggagagaaaccataagacacaggagcagaagggggccattcagcccattgagactgcactgcctttcaatgagatcacgaccAATCTGATGTGATAACCCTCAAAACTCAACTTtcttgccttatccccataatccttaattccctgaTTGGGGAGGCAGTAGTGTCgcggaactagtaatccagaggcccagttctggggtcccaggtttgaatcccaccatggcagat
This DNA window, taken from Mustelus asterias chromosome 24, sMusAst1.hap1.1, whole genome shotgun sequence, encodes the following:
- the LOC144511449 gene encoding alpha-soluble NSF attachment protein, translating into MDNSAKEREALGLVAEAERKMRSGRSFMGSLFGGSSRLEEACEMYARAANMFKMAKNWSAAGNAFCEAAKLHLHLQSKHDAATNFVDAGNAFKKADPQEAINCLNRAIEIYTDMGRFTIAAKHHISIAEIYESELVDIEKAIAHYEQAADYYKGEESNSSANKCLLKVATYAAQLEQYPKAVEIYEQVGTTAMDSPLLKYSAKEYFFKAALCHFCVDMLNAKLAVTKYEEMFPAFSDSRECKLVKKLLDAFEEQNVDGYTDAVKEYDSISRLDQWLTTMLLRIKKTIQGEESDLR